The Phycisphaeraceae bacterium genome has a window encoding:
- the deoC gene encoding deoxyribose-phosphate aldolase, producing the protein MDADGNRYTLRVRIVPVEPVMLEQRARTFTTRSIKHQAKAAGLRVALSMVDLTTLEGADTPEKVRSLCRKAIDPLSGVSPLGARRSAVTLPSVAAVCIYPALLPVAKPILAGSPVKLAAVATGFPSGQFPLDIRLADVARAIADGADEIDMVINRGAFLAGRLGEVREEIRQVFLVCRAGGAHLKVILETGELGTYDAIRRASDLAIDACASVGGLADGEVFIKTSTGKVSVNATMPVTLVMLEAIRDHFRATGVRIGMKPAGGIRAAKTALHYLVMVKETLGEGWLTPRLFRFGASSLVNDLLRQIVRLEAGRYVSVDDFAEA; encoded by the coding sequence ATGGATGCTGACGGGAACCGCTACACTCTCCGCGTGCGGATCGTGCCTGTTGAACCCGTGATGCTGGAGCAACGCGCCCGAACCTTCACCACGCGCTCCATCAAGCATCAGGCCAAGGCCGCCGGGCTCCGGGTGGCCCTGTCGATGGTGGACCTGACCACGCTCGAAGGCGCGGATACGCCGGAGAAGGTCCGCTCCCTCTGCCGCAAGGCCATCGACCCCCTCTCTGGCGTGTCCCCTCTTGGAGCAAGGCGCTCCGCCGTCACCCTCCCTTCCGTCGCCGCTGTCTGCATCTACCCCGCGCTGCTCCCGGTGGCGAAGCCGATTCTCGCCGGTTCGCCCGTGAAACTTGCTGCGGTGGCCACGGGTTTTCCCAGCGGACAGTTTCCGCTGGACATCCGGCTCGCGGACGTCGCCCGCGCCATCGCCGACGGCGCGGACGAGATCGACATGGTCATCAATCGCGGCGCATTTCTCGCGGGACGGCTCGGTGAGGTGCGCGAGGAGATCAGGCAGGTCTTTCTCGTCTGCCGCGCGGGTGGGGCGCATCTGAAAGTCATCCTGGAAACCGGCGAACTGGGCACGTACGACGCCATCCGCCGCGCCAGTGATCTGGCGATCGACGCCTGCGCCTCGGTCGGCGGCCTGGCTGACGGCGAGGTGTTCATCAAGACCTCCACGGGCAAGGTGAGCGTCAACGCCACGATGCCGGTCACGCTGGTCATGCTGGAGGCGATTCGTGACCACTTCCGCGCCACGGGCGTCCGCATCGGCATGAAGCCGGCTGGCGGCATCCGCGCCGCCAAGACCGCCCTGCACTATCTGGTGATGGTGAAGGAGACACTGGGCGAGGGGTGGCTCACGCCGCGGCTCTTTCGTTTCGGCGCTTCATCGCTGGTCAACGACCTGCTGCGGCAGATCGTGCGGCTGGAGGCCGGGCGGTATGTGTCGGTCGATGACTTCGCGGAGGCGTAA
- a CDS encoding zinc ribbon domain-containing protein produces the protein MPTYDYVCRACGHEFELFQSITAPVQRKCPKCGKLKLERLIGVGAGVIFKGGGFYETDYRSESYKKAAEQESKSATGGDGKKDAAPKTADNSADAKPVDSATTAAKSESTAAPETDASNSSTRLTITPDSSKADVREAKKLLKHKQQMREKRRAREAESKKKAARKKT, from the coding sequence ATGCCAACCTACGACTACGTCTGCCGCGCCTGCGGCCACGAGTTCGAGCTCTTTCAGTCCATCACCGCGCCGGTGCAGCGCAAGTGCCCCAAGTGCGGCAAGCTGAAGCTGGAGCGGCTCATCGGCGTGGGCGCAGGCGTCATCTTCAAGGGCGGCGGCTTCTACGAGACCGACTACCGAAGCGAGAGCTACAAGAAAGCCGCGGAGCAGGAGAGCAAGTCCGCCACAGGAGGCGACGGGAAGAAGGACGCCGCGCCGAAGACCGCCGACAACTCCGCCGATGCCAAGCCGGTGGACAGTGCCACGACCGCCGCCAAGTCCGAATCCACCGCCGCGCCGGAGACGGATGCTTCGAACTCCTCGACCCGTCTCACCATTACGCCGGACTCCAGCAAGGCGGACGTCCGCGAGGCGAAGAAACTGCTCAAGCACAAACAGCAGATGCGCGAGAAGCGACGTGCCCGCGAGGCGGAATCCAAGAAAAAAGCCGCTCGGAAGAAGACGTAG